A single genomic interval of Sceloporus undulatus isolate JIND9_A2432 ecotype Alabama chromosome 2, SceUnd_v1.1, whole genome shotgun sequence harbors:
- the C2H5orf58 gene encoding putative uncharacterized protein C5orf58 homolog — protein sequence MYSYGMSKNDDDHQLTIDSGIKNMNRMSSELNKLIVKSQMLLCDLILTFSQPVQDVSRETEEKNQEDLKMKDATSIYCPSLSVSHS from the exons ATGTACTCATATGGG ATGTCAAAGAACGATGATGATCATCAGCTTACTATTGACAGTGGAATTAAAAATATGAATAGGATGTCCTCTGAACTGAATAAACTTATTG taaaATCCCAAATGCTGCTTTGTGACCTTATACTGACATTCAGTCAACCAGTGCAAGATGTTTCAAgagaaactgaagaaaagaacCAAGAAGACTTGAAAATGAAAGATGCAACTTCCATTTATTGTCCTTCTTTGTCAGTTTCTCATTCATAG